Proteins encoded within one genomic window of Granulicella pectinivorans:
- the xylA gene encoding xylose isomerase codes for MFSKFETVKYEGPSSENALAYQYYDAERVVLGKPLKDHLRFAVAYWHSLAMNGSDPFGGPTIERPWMGAGDPIAQAKVKADAAFELFRVLDLPFFCFHDADVAPAGDTLAEGLKNLHVIADYFAEKMETSSTKLLWGTANLFSHPRFMAGASTNPDPDVFAWCAATVKNCMDVTKKLGGSNYVLWGGREGYETLLNTNMKQELEQMGRFLTLVVEYKHTIGFEGQILIEPKPKEPTSHQYDFDAATVYGFLKRFGLENEVKLNLEANHATLAGHSFEHEIATAGSLGVLGSLDINRGDALLGWDTDQFPNDLWTMTMSMYHVIKAGGLGKGGCNFDAKVRRQSFTAEDMIHAHVGGVDICTRAFLTAAKLIEDGRYDALLTERYAGWSKPDAAAMLSGKMSLDEIAAKALADGINPKPRSGKQEQIENLLMRAIYSAKL; via the coding sequence GCTCGCCTATCAGTACTACGATGCCGAGAGGGTCGTGCTGGGCAAGCCGCTCAAGGACCATCTGCGCTTTGCGGTGGCTTACTGGCACTCGCTGGCGATGAACGGCAGCGATCCGTTTGGCGGACCGACGATCGAACGTCCGTGGATGGGTGCGGGCGATCCGATTGCGCAGGCGAAGGTAAAGGCCGATGCCGCGTTTGAGCTTTTCCGTGTGCTTGATCTTCCGTTCTTCTGCTTCCATGATGCGGACGTCGCTCCTGCGGGGGATACGCTGGCCGAGGGGCTGAAGAACCTGCATGTGATCGCGGACTACTTCGCGGAGAAGATGGAGACGTCGTCGACGAAGCTGCTGTGGGGTACGGCGAACCTGTTCTCGCATCCGCGCTTCATGGCCGGTGCTTCGACGAACCCGGACCCCGATGTCTTTGCGTGGTGCGCGGCCACGGTGAAGAACTGCATGGACGTGACGAAGAAGCTGGGCGGATCGAACTATGTGTTGTGGGGCGGCAGGGAAGGGTACGAGACGCTGCTGAACACGAATATGAAGCAGGAGCTTGAGCAGATGGGGCGGTTCCTGACGCTTGTGGTGGAGTACAAGCACACGATCGGTTTCGAGGGGCAGATTCTGATTGAGCCGAAGCCGAAGGAGCCTACGTCGCACCAGTACGACTTCGATGCGGCCACGGTGTATGGCTTCCTGAAGCGGTTTGGGCTGGAGAACGAGGTGAAGCTGAATCTCGAGGCGAACCATGCGACGCTCGCGGGGCACAGCTTCGAGCATGAGATCGCCACGGCGGGCAGCCTGGGCGTGCTGGGTTCGCTCGATATCAACCGCGGCGATGCGCTGCTGGGTTGGGATACGGATCAGTTCCCGAACGACCTGTGGACGATGACGATGTCGATGTATCACGTCATCAAGGCGGGCGGGCTGGGCAAGGGCGGATGCAACTTCGATGCGAAGGTGCGGCGCCAGAGCTTTACGGCGGAGGACATGATCCACGCTCATGTGGGCGGCGTGGATATCTGCACGCGTGCGTTCCTGACGGCGGCGAAGCTGATTGAGGATGGCCGTTACGATGCTCTGCTGACGGAGCGCTATGCGGGCTGGAGCAAGCCCGACGCAGCGGCCATGCTCTCCGGTAAGATGAGCCTGGATGAGATTGCGGCGAAGGCGCTGGCGGATGGCATCAACCCGAAGCCACGCTCGGGCAAGCAGGAGCAGATCGAGAACCTGCTGATGCGTGCGATCTACTCGGCCAAGCTCTAA